The following proteins come from a genomic window of Synechococcus sp. BIOS-E4-1:
- the plsY gene encoding glycerol-3-phosphate 1-O-acyltransferase PlsY gives MPILTLLLGYLLGSIPSGFLAGKWCKGIDLRTIGSGSTGATNVLRNVGKKPALAVFLVDVAKGAAAVLLARALNQSSAVNDWIQVLAGLAALAGHIWPVWLGFKGGKAVATGFGMFLGLAWPVGLACFGMFMAVFSFSRIVSLASVVAALSLPLLMAAGSDSNANLVMALVAMGLVLWRHRSNLQRLINGTEPQVGQKS, from the coding sequence ATGCCCATCCTCACGCTGCTGCTCGGCTACCTGCTCGGCTCCATTCCCAGCGGCTTCCTGGCCGGCAAATGGTGCAAGGGCATCGACCTGCGCACGATCGGCTCCGGCTCCACCGGCGCCACCAATGTGCTTCGCAACGTCGGGAAAAAGCCCGCGCTGGCCGTGTTTCTTGTGGATGTGGCCAAAGGCGCTGCTGCGGTGTTGCTGGCAAGAGCCCTCAACCAAAGCTCGGCTGTGAACGACTGGATCCAGGTGCTGGCTGGCCTTGCTGCCCTGGCCGGTCATATCTGGCCGGTGTGGCTGGGCTTCAAGGGTGGCAAGGCAGTCGCGACCGGTTTCGGCATGTTTCTGGGCCTGGCCTGGCCGGTTGGTCTGGCCTGCTTCGGAATGTTCATGGCCGTGTTCAGCTTCAGCCGGATCGTGTCGCTCGCCAGCGTGGTAGCAGCGCTGAGCCTGCCTTTGCTGATGGCTGCCGGTTCGGACAGCAACGCCAATCTGGTGATGGCACTGGTGGCAATGGGCCTTGTGCTCTGGAGACACCGCAGCAATCTTCAGCGGCTGATCAACGGCACCGAACCACAGGTGGGCCAGAAATCTTGA
- a CDS encoding response regulator transcription factor — MDLSERIPSLQQRSRQGHSLLKRSRTAIASADLVLLSSWTAWFEGQGPLVAACTSEDDCLLSLQNSAANLLLCTDTLESGSGTSLVRRARDHNPDIKVLMLLQRPIPRTILDAIDARCHGICSAQATGTGTVAAALTAIDTDGQYLDPLISGVLHHSRLSCSGDQVPLQELTMREEDVLRGLCRGMTNQEIADALVVSIDTVKSHVGSLLRKLPARDRTMAVVTAFREGLVQVPTRPPRWT, encoded by the coding sequence TTGGATCTCAGCGAACGGATCCCCTCTCTTCAGCAACGGTCCCGCCAGGGTCACAGCCTGCTCAAGCGCAGTCGCACCGCCATTGCTAGCGCCGACCTTGTTCTGCTCAGCAGCTGGACAGCCTGGTTCGAAGGACAGGGACCTTTGGTGGCTGCCTGCACCAGCGAAGATGACTGCCTGCTGAGCCTTCAAAACAGCGCTGCCAACCTGTTGCTCTGCACGGACACCCTCGAGAGCGGCAGTGGCACCAGCCTCGTGCGCCGGGCTAGGGACCACAACCCCGACATCAAGGTGTTGATGCTGCTTCAGCGTCCCATCCCGCGCACGATCCTGGATGCCATCGATGCCCGCTGCCATGGAATCTGCTCGGCTCAGGCCACCGGAACCGGCACGGTGGCGGCAGCTCTCACGGCCATCGACACCGACGGGCAGTACCTCGATCCACTGATCAGTGGCGTGTTGCACCACAGCAGGCTGAGCTGCAGCGGCGATCAGGTGCCACTGCAGGAACTCACCATGCGCGAAGAGGACGTGCTGCGCGGCCTCTGCCGAGGCATGACCAATCAGGAGATCGCCGACGCTTTGGTGGTGTCGATTGACACCGTGAAAAGTCATGTCGGCAGCCTACTGCGCAAGTTGCCGGCCAGAGACCGAACCATGGCTGTTGTCACAGCATTTCGTGAGGGGCTGGTGCAGGTTCCCACCAGGCCGCCGCGCTGGACCTAG
- the pyrF gene encoding orotidine-5'-phosphate decarboxylase, with protein MAIHPADRIILALDGMAPDQALGFAAQVQGLRWVKVGLELFVQAGPQVVAQLRNQDLRVFLDLKFHDIPATMAGACRRAAALGAELITVHACAGSEALQAAQAAAVKGAQSAGLPVPTLLAVTVLTSWDEQYLQQELAISQSIAERVPALAQLASTAGIGGCVCSPLEASALRAQHPEPFALVTPGIRPKGAAVGDQARVMGPAEAIAAGASQLVIGRPITKAEDPSAAFAACCAELDRQSRQTE; from the coding sequence ATGGCAATCCACCCCGCCGATCGGATCATCCTTGCTCTCGATGGCATGGCCCCGGATCAGGCCTTGGGCTTTGCTGCACAGGTGCAGGGACTGCGCTGGGTGAAGGTGGGTCTTGAGCTGTTCGTGCAGGCCGGCCCTCAGGTGGTGGCGCAATTGCGCAATCAAGACCTGCGGGTGTTTCTCGACCTGAAGTTCCACGACATCCCGGCCACGATGGCGGGTGCCTGCCGGCGGGCAGCGGCACTGGGTGCGGAACTGATCACGGTGCATGCCTGCGCCGGCAGCGAAGCGCTTCAGGCTGCCCAGGCCGCGGCGGTGAAGGGGGCGCAGAGCGCCGGGCTTCCGGTACCCACGTTGCTGGCGGTGACGGTGCTCACCAGCTGGGACGAGCAGTATTTGCAACAGGAACTCGCCATCAGCCAGAGCATCGCCGAGCGCGTGCCGGCGTTGGCGCAGCTTGCGTCTACTGCTGGCATCGGCGGCTGTGTGTGCTCACCTCTGGAGGCTTCAGCGTTGCGGGCACAGCACCCGGAGCCGTTTGCACTTGTCACGCCGGGAATTCGTCCGAAGGGCGCTGCTGTGGGTGATCAGGCCAGGGTGATGGGGCCGGCGGAAGCGATTGCAGCGGGCGCCAGCCAGCTGGTGATCGGCAGGCCGATCACCAAAGCCGAGGATCCCAGCGCGGCGTTTGCCGCCTGCTGCGCAGAGCTGGATCGGCAGAGCCGTCAGACTGAATAA
- a CDS encoding DUF3119 family protein: MTTTTSSPDQAPVSISPSPRLALLIILFSICLLPLPLNPWPTMVVGLFGVFLLVQTYILRLEFTGDTLVVWRGQQELRRFPYAEWQSWRLFAPWLPGLFYFREIKSIHFLPILFNPAELRQQLEQRVGSLETPQP, encoded by the coding sequence ATGACCACAACAACCTCTAGTCCTGACCAAGCCCCCGTGAGCATCAGCCCAAGCCCGCGACTGGCGCTGCTGATCATTCTCTTCAGCATCTGCCTGCTGCCACTGCCGTTGAACCCATGGCCGACCATGGTTGTAGGGCTATTCGGTGTTTTCCTGTTGGTGCAAACTTACATCCTGCGTCTTGAGTTCACCGGCGACACTTTGGTGGTCTGGCGTGGACAGCAGGAATTGCGCAGATTTCCCTACGCCGAATGGCAGAGCTGGCGACTGTTTGCTCCCTGGCTGCCAGGCCTGTTTTATTTCCGCGAAATCAAGAGCATCCACTTCCTGCCGATCCTCTTCAATCCTGCTGAGCTGCGCCAGCAGCTTGAACAGCGGGTGGGCTCCCTGGAAACTCCCCAGCCCTGA
- a CDS encoding ABC transporter permease yields MKSPRWLNRLGSSLIIGGQAVTATVQGRINTIDLLDQLQEAGPGSFLIVIITALAAGTVFNIQVAKELSNMGASTTVGGVLAIGLAREIAPLLTATLLTGKVATAYAAQLGTMKVTEQVDAITMLRTDPVEYLVVPRLIAMVVMAPVQCLLFFAVALLGGQISSTEIYQIPPEVFWTSARTWLVPDDLPFMLVKALVFGVQIAVLACGWGMTTQGGPKEVGTSTTGAVVMILVTVALMDVLLTQILFGG; encoded by the coding sequence TTGAAATCGCCACGATGGCTGAACAGGCTGGGCAGCAGCCTGATCATCGGCGGACAGGCGGTGACCGCCACCGTCCAGGGGCGCATCAACACCATCGACCTGCTGGATCAGCTGCAGGAGGCCGGACCCGGCAGCTTTCTGATCGTGATCATCACCGCACTGGCTGCGGGCACGGTGTTCAACATTCAGGTCGCCAAGGAACTCAGCAACATGGGTGCCAGCACAACAGTCGGCGGCGTTCTGGCGATTGGCCTGGCGCGTGAGATTGCGCCACTGCTGACGGCCACCCTGCTCACAGGCAAGGTGGCTACCGCCTATGCGGCGCAGCTGGGGACCATGAAAGTGACCGAACAGGTCGATGCCATCACGATGCTGCGCACCGATCCGGTGGAATACCTGGTCGTTCCCCGCCTGATCGCCATGGTGGTGATGGCCCCTGTGCAGTGCCTGTTGTTCTTTGCGGTGGCGCTCCTGGGAGGTCAGATCAGCAGCACGGAGATCTACCAGATCCCTCCTGAGGTGTTCTGGACCTCAGCACGCACCTGGCTTGTGCCGGATGACCTTCCTTTCATGCTGGTGAAAGCATTGGTCTTCGGAGTGCAGATCGCGGTGCTTGCCTGTGGTTGGGGCATGACCACCCAGGGAGGGCCGAAGGAGGTGGGCACCAGCACAACCGGTGCGGTGGTCATGATTCTGGTGACCGTGGCCCTGATGGACGTCCTCCTGACTCAGATCCTTTTCGGAGGCTGA
- a CDS encoding GIY-YIG nuclease family protein: MPASPRQGNLFEQATPAGQDNNPAELPLNRQQLQSWQQRIHSFQSPLFQADGRSQEQGSLFSGHDDPASGIQPLSLKPLPLSFWRWPQSPHQGAALYWVMDRPADLEHPILLYIGETMAADRRWKGEHDCKAYLAAYQEACVDCGLSCRTSIRFWGDVPRATRARRKLEQTLIRRWQPPFNKESRERWATPFQAA; encoded by the coding sequence ATGCCTGCCTCTCCTCGCCAGGGGAACCTTTTCGAACAGGCGACACCTGCCGGTCAGGACAACAACCCTGCGGAGTTGCCACTGAATAGGCAGCAGCTCCAAAGCTGGCAGCAGCGCATCCACAGCTTCCAGAGCCCTCTGTTTCAGGCGGACGGCCGAAGTCAGGAGCAGGGCAGCCTGTTCAGCGGCCATGACGATCCAGCTTCAGGGATTCAACCCTTGTCACTCAAACCACTCCCGCTGAGTTTCTGGCGATGGCCGCAGAGCCCCCATCAGGGGGCGGCGCTGTACTGGGTCATGGACCGTCCCGCAGATCTGGAACACCCGATCCTGCTTTACATCGGAGAGACCATGGCGGCCGATCGGCGCTGGAAGGGAGAGCATGATTGCAAGGCCTACCTTGCGGCTTATCAAGAGGCCTGCGTGGACTGCGGCCTGAGCTGCAGAACCAGCATCCGTTTCTGGGGCGATGTACCCAGGGCCACCCGGGCTCGACGAAAGCTGGAACAGACCCTGATCCGACGCTGGCAGCCACCGTTCAACAAAGAATCGCGCGAGCGATGGGCCACGCCGTTTCAAGCCGCCTGA
- a CDS encoding leucyl aminopeptidase, with product MKISLSPATPEAWSGSVLALGIPQDDPQGLVEAMEQRFNIQLSEWLKQKPFTGKSGDLASLQLLRSDCTTLVLLGLGDPDSVDRDSLRMAAAAAARAAQGQSGSLGLMLPMGSEDPIGDATAAAEAVRLALYSDLRFRSKPEPSLRPEQLELLGQWPGGLNQTLETVHPVCAGVELARELVAAPPNSVTPEELARTAATLAHEHGLDLTVLERADCEERGMGSYLSVCQGSDMDPKFIHLTYRPSGVAKKRLILVGKGLTFDSGGYNLKVGAAQIDMMKFDMGGSAAVFGAMRSIAELRPAGVEVHMLVAACENMINGSAVHPGDIVTASNGTTIEINNTDAEGRLTLADALVYASKLKPDAIVDLATLTGACVVALGDEIAGLWTPDDALSSDLETAANNAGEGLWRMPLHSSYRKGLKSLLADMKNTGPRPGGSITAALFLKEFVDAGIPWAHIDIAGTVWSDKGRGLNPSGATGYGVRTLVNWVLKQSSTVEA from the coding sequence ATGAAAATCTCCCTCTCTCCGGCCACCCCTGAGGCCTGGAGTGGTTCCGTTCTTGCGCTTGGCATTCCTCAGGACGACCCCCAAGGTCTGGTGGAGGCGATGGAACAACGCTTCAACATTCAGCTGTCGGAATGGCTGAAGCAGAAGCCCTTCACAGGCAAGAGCGGTGATCTGGCCAGCCTTCAACTGCTGCGAAGCGACTGCACGACCCTGGTGCTGCTGGGGCTGGGGGATCCCGACTCTGTGGATCGGGACAGCCTGCGCATGGCCGCCGCCGCCGCCGCCCGTGCCGCACAAGGCCAGAGTGGCTCTCTCGGCCTGATGCTGCCGATGGGATCCGAAGACCCCATCGGCGATGCCACTGCCGCTGCTGAAGCTGTACGACTGGCTCTTTACAGCGACCTGCGCTTTCGCAGCAAGCCCGAACCGAGCCTGAGACCTGAACAGCTTGAGCTGCTGGGCCAATGGCCAGGGGGCCTGAACCAGACGCTGGAAACAGTTCACCCGGTCTGCGCCGGGGTGGAGCTGGCCAGGGAGCTGGTGGCGGCGCCACCGAACAGCGTCACCCCGGAGGAACTGGCCCGAACCGCGGCAACCCTCGCCCACGAGCACGGACTTGACCTCACCGTGCTCGAACGTGCCGACTGCGAGGAGCGCGGTATGGGCTCTTACCTCTCGGTCTGCCAGGGCTCTGACATGGATCCCAAATTCATCCACCTGACCTATCGCCCCAGCGGCGTAGCCAAGAAGCGCCTCATTCTGGTGGGCAAGGGGCTCACATTTGATTCCGGCGGCTACAACCTCAAGGTCGGGGCTGCCCAGATCGACATGATGAAGTTCGACATGGGCGGCAGCGCTGCTGTCTTTGGAGCCATGCGCAGCATCGCTGAACTACGCCCAGCGGGAGTGGAGGTGCACATGCTTGTGGCCGCGTGCGAAAACATGATCAACGGCTCCGCGGTTCATCCCGGCGACATCGTCACCGCGTCCAACGGCACCACGATCGAGATCAACAACACCGATGCGGAGGGCAGACTCACCCTCGCTGATGCCCTGGTGTACGCCTCCAAGCTCAAACCCGATGCGATCGTGGATCTGGCGACGCTCACCGGAGCTTGTGTGGTTGCCTTAGGCGATGAGATCGCCGGACTCTGGACCCCGGATGATGCGCTCTCGAGTGATCTGGAAACCGCTGCAAACAACGCCGGAGAGGGCCTCTGGCGCATGCCGCTTCACAGCTCCTACCGCAAAGGCCTCAAATCGCTGCTGGCCGACATGAAGAACACCGGACCCCGCCCCGGTGGATCGATCACGGCCGCACTGTTCCTCAAGGAGTTCGTGGATGCCGGCATTCCCTGGGCCCACATCGACATCGCAGGCACGGTCTGGAGCGACAAGGGCCGCGGACTGAATCCCTCAGGTGCCACGGGCTACGGCGTGCGCACGCTGGTGAACTGGGTGTTGAAGCAGTCCTCAACCGTCGAGGCCTAA
- a CDS encoding DUF3086 domain-containing protein, translated as MPDDNDLPLQDAPQAKVTHSEASIAASDDVEPSSESLIQLALTDLQSRRDRLQQEIDTLQQRKQQLEQEMSASFAGQSDAIARRVKGFQEYLGGALQGLAQSVETLELVAQPVVVKPSPLDAQAAEAAAEQAMANADSAPALADTFRPDEELIRDNLRRFMEQPDFYAEPWKLRRSLDDSDITLLEDWFFNQGGRGAQASRGSRPRNVLLAAALIAVIGELYGDQFQTLVLAGQPERLGDWRRGLQDALGLGREDFGPSSGIVLFERGDALVERADRLEERGEVPLILIDAAERVVDIPVLQFPLWLAFAAGPGETYDDEDDLL; from the coding sequence ATGCCTGACGACAACGATCTGCCACTCCAGGACGCGCCGCAAGCCAAAGTGACGCACAGCGAGGCCTCCATCGCCGCAAGCGATGACGTGGAACCTTCGTCTGAATCGCTGATCCAGCTGGCACTGACGGATCTTCAGTCTCGGCGAGACAGACTGCAACAGGAGATCGACACCCTCCAGCAGCGCAAGCAGCAACTGGAGCAGGAGATGTCTGCCAGCTTCGCTGGCCAGTCCGATGCGATCGCGAGACGCGTGAAGGGGTTTCAGGAGTATCTGGGTGGAGCCCTTCAGGGGCTTGCCCAGTCGGTGGAAACGCTCGAGCTGGTGGCGCAGCCCGTGGTGGTGAAGCCTTCACCACTGGATGCCCAGGCAGCTGAAGCCGCCGCAGAACAGGCGATGGCCAACGCCGACAGCGCTCCGGCACTGGCCGACACCTTCCGTCCCGACGAGGAGCTGATCCGAGACAACCTCAGGCGTTTTATGGAGCAGCCCGACTTCTACGCCGAACCCTGGAAACTGCGCCGCAGCCTGGACGACAGCGACATCACTCTGCTCGAGGACTGGTTTTTCAATCAAGGAGGCAGGGGAGCCCAGGCCAGCCGCGGCAGTCGACCTCGCAATGTGCTGCTTGCGGCTGCCCTGATCGCTGTCATCGGCGAGCTTTACGGCGATCAGTTCCAGACCCTGGTTTTGGCAGGACAGCCCGAACGCCTGGGCGACTGGAGACGAGGCCTGCAGGATGCTCTCGGCCTGGGTCGGGAAGATTTCGGCCCGAGCAGCGGCATCGTTCTGTTTGAACGAGGCGATGCTCTCGTGGAGCGGGCGGACCGACTGGAGGAACGTGGTGAAGTCCCCCTGATCCTGATCGATGCTGCGGAACGGGTGGTGGACATTCCCGTGCTTCAGTTTCCGCTCTGGCTGGCTTTTGCAGCTGGGCCAGGCGAAACCTACGACGACGAAGACGACCTGCTCTGA
- a CDS encoding NAD-dependent succinate-semialdehyde dehydrogenase, with protein MSESEFVSINPASGDELARYAALSPAETQDKILRCHQAFLKWEKVSPQDRASALMAIARQLERDREQLAGLITQEMGKPLRESRSELDKCAWACRHFAEMGQQYLRNDCIELDESRANLIASPLGVIFAVMPWNFPFWQVFRALAPALAVGNTLVLKGASNVPGCSQAIERLVRQAGLPDHVVTNLAIRAADTGEVIANPLVRGVTLTGSEAAGRAVASLAGTHLKKCVLELGGQDPYIILEDADIALASQKCVQSRMLCSGQVCIAAKRLIVVKAVYDAFRTAVLQRLELFHPSDPMDEQCSLGPLARRDLRDQVHQQVQASVATGSDLIQGGMIPDQPGWWYPATVLENVQPGSVAFDDEVFGPVVSLVRARDETEAMELANSSRFGLGAAIFSASRDHALALASEQLQAGSIAINDFVKSDPRVPFGGCKDSGFGRELGKLGIHEFVNVKSIVMAN; from the coding sequence ATGAGCGAGTCTGAATTCGTCTCGATCAATCCAGCCAGCGGCGATGAACTAGCTCGGTATGCAGCACTGAGTCCCGCTGAAACGCAAGACAAAATCCTGCGCTGCCATCAGGCATTTCTGAAATGGGAAAAGGTTTCACCCCAGGATCGTGCCAGTGCTCTGATGGCCATTGCCAGGCAGCTCGAAAGGGATCGCGAGCAACTGGCTGGCCTGATCACCCAGGAGATGGGCAAGCCTTTGCGTGAATCACGATCCGAGCTCGATAAATGTGCCTGGGCCTGTCGCCACTTCGCCGAAATGGGGCAGCAATATCTCCGTAACGACTGCATTGAACTTGATGAATCCCGGGCCAATCTGATTGCGAGCCCCCTTGGGGTGATCTTTGCCGTCATGCCCTGGAACTTTCCGTTCTGGCAGGTGTTTCGTGCTCTAGCGCCTGCCTTGGCGGTTGGAAACACCCTGGTTCTCAAAGGAGCCTCCAATGTGCCCGGCTGCAGTCAGGCCATTGAGAGGTTGGTTCGTCAAGCCGGTCTTCCCGACCATGTGGTCACCAACCTGGCAATCAGAGCTGCGGACACTGGGGAGGTGATTGCCAATCCCCTTGTGCGGGGTGTGACGCTCACCGGCAGCGAAGCTGCAGGACGGGCTGTGGCGTCTTTGGCAGGAACCCATCTCAAAAAATGTGTTCTCGAGCTTGGTGGACAGGACCCCTACATCATTTTGGAGGATGCGGACATCGCACTCGCCTCTCAGAAATGTGTCCAGAGCAGGATGCTCTGCTCTGGACAGGTCTGCATTGCTGCCAAGAGGTTGATCGTCGTCAAAGCGGTGTACGACGCATTTCGCACTGCAGTGCTTCAGAGGCTGGAGCTGTTTCATCCAAGCGATCCAATGGATGAACAATGCTCACTGGGGCCTCTTGCACGCCGCGATCTCCGTGATCAGGTCCATCAGCAGGTACAAGCCAGTGTTGCAACGGGAAGTGACCTGATCCAAGGGGGCATGATTCCTGATCAACCCGGTTGGTGGTACCCGGCAACTGTGCTCGAGAACGTTCAACCGGGCAGCGTTGCCTTTGACGATGAGGTGTTCGGTCCGGTGGTGAGCCTTGTGCGGGCAAGAGATGAAACGGAGGCCATGGAGCTGGCGAACTCAAGCCGTTTTGGACTCGGAGCAGCCATCTTTTCAGCGAGCCGCGATCATGCCCTTGCTCTGGCCTCTGAACAGCTACAGGCAGGCTCAATCGCCATCAACGATTTTGTGAAAAGTGATCCCAGGGTTCCTTTCGGGGGATGCAAAGACAGTGGCTTCGGACGCGAGCTCGGGAAACTTGGAATTCACGAGTTCGTGAACGTCAAAAGCATCGTTATGGCTAACTGA
- the tyrS gene encoding tyrosine--tRNA ligase, translating into MASTPSLPAWLSRGMADLFPAGVGDDADQSLAARLTQAEREGRPLRIKLGIDPTGSNIHLGHSILFRKLRAFQDAGHTAVLIIGDFTARIGDPTGKSATRVQLTAEEVEANAATYLAQLGEGQPKQTALLDFETPGRLEVRRNSEWLEGLDLPQIIGLLGTATVGQMLAKDDFSKRYGSGAPIALHEFLYPLLQGYDSVAVNADVELGGTDQKFNVAMGRDLQRHFGSGTQFGLLLPILVGLDGVQKMSKSLGNTVGLEEDALSMYSKLEKVGDAAIDDYVTLLTDLSAQDLPDNARDKQKAMALAVTASRHGMEAAQKAQTDAATLVSSGGDAGADVPEASLAAVNFPAKAFYLLSAVGICASSSEARRQIKGGAARLEGEKITDPNQEFATAAELQGKVLQLGKKTFRRLVA; encoded by the coding sequence ATGGCTTCGACACCGTCTCTGCCGGCATGGCTGTCGCGTGGCATGGCCGATCTGTTCCCAGCAGGAGTTGGCGATGATGCTGATCAGTCGCTGGCGGCGAGGTTGACGCAGGCAGAGCGTGAGGGCAGGCCCCTGCGTATCAAGCTTGGTATTGACCCCACCGGCAGCAACATCCACCTCGGGCACAGCATCCTCTTCCGCAAGCTGCGTGCTTTTCAGGATGCGGGGCACACAGCAGTCCTGATCATCGGCGACTTCACCGCCCGGATTGGTGACCCAACAGGCAAGAGCGCCACGCGGGTGCAGCTCACAGCCGAAGAGGTTGAGGCCAATGCAGCCACTTACCTGGCGCAGCTGGGCGAGGGTCAGCCGAAGCAGACGGCTCTGCTGGATTTTGAGACACCTGGCCGCCTTGAGGTGCGCCGCAACAGCGAGTGGCTCGAAGGTCTTGATCTGCCTCAGATCATTGGCCTGCTGGGGACAGCCACCGTGGGCCAGATGCTGGCCAAGGATGATTTCTCCAAGCGCTATGGCAGTGGTGCACCGATCGCACTGCATGAATTTCTTTATCCGTTGCTGCAGGGCTACGACTCCGTGGCGGTGAATGCTGATGTGGAGCTGGGCGGCACTGATCAGAAGTTCAATGTGGCCATGGGTCGCGACCTGCAGCGCCATTTCGGATCAGGGACGCAGTTCGGTCTTCTGCTGCCGATCCTCGTGGGTCTTGATGGTGTGCAGAAAATGAGCAAAAGCCTTGGGAATACTGTTGGTCTGGAGGAAGACGCACTGTCGATGTACTCCAAGCTTGAGAAGGTCGGTGATGCCGCCATTGATGACTACGTGACATTGCTGACGGATCTGAGTGCGCAGGATTTGCCTGACAACGCACGCGATAAGCAGAAGGCGATGGCTCTGGCGGTGACCGCCAGCCGCCATGGCATGGAGGCCGCTCAAAAAGCTCAGACCGATGCGGCGACACTGGTGAGCAGCGGCGGGGATGCCGGCGCGGATGTGCCCGAGGCGTCACTTGCAGCGGTGAATTTTCCAGCCAAGGCGTTCTATCTGCTCAGTGCTGTGGGCATCTGCGCCAGCAGCAGCGAGGCCCGGCGTCAGATCAAGGGTGGTGCTGCCCGGCTGGAGGGGGAGAAGATCACCGATCCCAATCAGGAATTCGCCACGGCGGCCGAGCTTCAGGGCAAGGTGCTGCAGCTTGGCAAGAAGACCTTCCGCAGGCTGGTGGCCTGA
- a CDS encoding DUF1825 family protein, translating to MAFFDSEIVQEEAKRLFGDYQQLMQLGSDYGKFDREGKKKFIDTMEELMERYRVFMKRFELSEDFQAKLTVEQLRSQLGQFGITPEQMFEQMQGTLERMKSQLDQPPS from the coding sequence ATGGCGTTCTTCGACTCCGAGATCGTTCAGGAGGAAGCCAAGCGTCTGTTCGGCGACTATCAGCAGTTGATGCAGCTGGGGTCGGATTACGGCAAGTTTGACCGCGAGGGCAAAAAGAAGTTCATCGACACGATGGAGGAGCTCATGGAGCGATACCGCGTGTTCATGAAGCGCTTTGAGCTGTCGGAAGATTTCCAGGCCAAGCTCACTGTGGAGCAGCTGCGAAGCCAGCTGGGTCAGTTTGGGATTACCCCAGAGCAGATGTTTGAGCAGATGCAAGGCACACTGGAACGGATGAAAAGTCAGCTGGACCAGCCGCCCAGTTGA
- a CDS encoding type II secretion system protein GspK, whose protein sequence is MARRHWLDPLARKVLQAMGDLPRDPVRVDPRPWPAEETTVAPSWCIDVNRASAEQWRQLPGCSEIMVDQLLRLQQGGVQFSQMEDLAQLLDISENLCEQWRPHLVFRWHGDAPQLPEQAPLDLNAASPTLLATTLPWPDDRVERLLAERRREPFQNLADLQERLCLPPATVEALIGRVRFGSRPAGPSLPPRG, encoded by the coding sequence ATGGCTCGCCGGCATTGGCTCGATCCACTGGCCCGCAAGGTGCTCCAGGCCATGGGTGACCTGCCCAGGGATCCAGTGCGCGTGGACCCCAGACCCTGGCCTGCAGAAGAAACAACGGTCGCTCCGAGTTGGTGCATCGACGTGAACAGAGCCAGCGCAGAGCAGTGGCGCCAGCTGCCGGGCTGCAGCGAAATCATGGTGGATCAGTTGCTGCGCCTTCAGCAGGGCGGGGTTCAGTTCAGCCAGATGGAGGATCTGGCTCAGCTGCTCGACATCTCGGAAAATCTCTGCGAGCAGTGGAGACCCCATCTGGTTTTCCGCTGGCACGGGGATGCCCCGCAGTTACCGGAGCAGGCACCGCTCGATCTGAATGCCGCCAGCCCTACCCTGCTGGCCACAACCCTCCCGTGGCCCGATGACCGGGTGGAACGCCTGCTCGCAGAACGGCGGCGCGAACCGTTTCAGAACCTCGCGGATCTACAGGAGCGGCTCTGCCTGCCCCCGGCAACTGTGGAAGCTCTGATCGGGCGTGTTCGTTTCGGCTCCAGACCTGCAGGCCCAAGCCTGCCGCCACGAGGTTGA